A genomic window from Brassica oleracea var. oleracea cultivar TO1000 chromosome C8, BOL, whole genome shotgun sequence includes:
- the LOC106309166 gene encoding protein pleiotropic regulator PRL2-like produces MNYMLKKTKYSFLSILSISEEIEPQSLQKLSLKSVKRALDLFSPAHDQLAPPDPESKKIRLSHKFQVAFGGVEPVSKQSIRRAEYNNEQIASSNALAALPGPEGAKQGKALVVGPTLPPRSLNDNTVHAGKSTTILPAFGSSSERNLSTCALMPSRWPRPEWHAPWKNYRVIQGHLGWVRSVAFDPRNEWFCTGSADRTIKVWDVASGVLKLTLTGHIGQVRGLAVCNKDAYMFSAGDDKQVKCWDLEQNKVIRSYHGHLSGVYCLALHPTLDVLLTGGRDSVCRVWDIRTKMQNFALSGHDKDVCSVFTRPTDPQVVTGSHDSTIKFWDLRYGRTMTTLTNHKKAVRAMALHPTENAFVSASADNINKFSLPKGEFCHNMLSQQRAIINAVTVNEDGVMVTGGDNGSLWFWDWKSGHSFQQAEAIVQPGSLESEAGIYAACYDQTGSRLVTCEADKTIKMWKEDENATPETHPLNFRPPKEIRRF; encoded by the coding sequence GGAGATCGAACCACAGTCACTGCAAAAGCTGAGTCTCAAATCAGTAAAGCGAGCTCTTGATCTTTTCTCCCCCGCTCATGATCAACTCGCTCCGCCTGATCCGGAAAGCAAAAAGATTCGGCTTTCTCACAAGTTTCAAGTTGCATTTGGAGGTGTAGAGCCCGTGAGTAAGCAGTCTATACGTAGAGCTGAATATAATAATGAGCAGATAGCTTCATCCAACGCCCTTGCCGCCCTTCCAGGTCCAGAAGGAGCCAAACAGGGCAAAGCTTTAGTTGTCGGTCCTACTTTACCGCCAAGAAGCTTGAACGACAACACCGTTCACGCAGGCAAAAGCACCACGATTCTTCCTGCATTCGGATCCTCATCTGAAAGAAACCTGTCAACTTGTGCTTTAATGCCTAGTCGATGGCCCCGTCCAGAGTGGCATGCACCATGGAAGAATTACAGGGTGATCCAGGGGCACTTGGGGTGGGTTAGATCTGTTGCATTTGACCCAAGAAATGAATGGTTTTGCACTGGTTCAGCTGATCGTACCATTAAGGTATGGGATGTAGCGAGTGGAGTTCTGAAGCTCACACTTACTGGACATATTGGGCAAGTACGAGGCCTTGCTGTATGCAACAAAGATGCCTACATGTTCTCTGCTGGTGATGACAAGCAAGTCAAATGCTGGGACCTTGAGCAGAATAAGGTTATCCGATCTTATCATGGCCATCTCTCTGGCGTCTACTGTTTAGCTCTTCATCCAACTCTGGACGTTTTACTAACCGGAGGGCGAGACTCTGTCTGCAGGGTGTGGGATATCCGTACGAAGATGCAGAATTTTGCACTCTCGGGACATGACAAAGACGTTTGTTCCGTCTTCACCCGTCCAACCGACCCTCAAGTTGTTACCGGATCTCATGATTCCACCATTAAATTTTGGGACCTTCGATATGGTAGAACAATGACAACTCTAACGAATCATAAGAAAGCTGTCAGAGCAATGGCGCTCCATCCAACAGAGAATGCTTTTGTTTCTGCATCGGCTGATAACATCAACAAGTTTAGCCTTCCTAAGGGAGAGTTTTGCCACAACATGCTTTCTCAGCAAAGAGCCATAATCAACGCAGTGACTGTGAATGAGGATGGTGTAATGGTCACTGGAGGTGATAATGGAAGCTTATGGTTCTGGGATTGGAAGAGTGGTCACAGTTTCCAACAGGCAGAAGCTATTGTACAGCCTGGTTCGCTGGAGAGTGAAGCTGGTATATATGCAGCGTGTTACGATCAGACGGGTTCAAGGCTGGTAACGTGTGAGGCAGACAAGACCATAAAGATGTGGAAGGAAGACGAGAACGCTACTCCTGAAACCCATCCTCTTAACTTCAGACCTCCCAAAGAGATCAGACGCTTCTGA